The Verrucomicrobiia bacterium genome contains the following window.
TTCATGTTCGAGGTGCACTTCAGGCGTTGCGCGCGGGACTTCGCCACGGCCAGCGCGGGCAGCAGCAGGCCGGCCAGAACAGCGATGATGGCGATCACCACCAGCAATTCGATCAAGGTGAACGCCTTCGGGGCGCCCGGAATCCCGCGCCACGATGGCGCACCCGGCCGGCGACTGGACACGGAGTGCATGGGAAAGGCTGCTGGACGTTTCAGCGGGCCGCCACCGCAATTGTGGACACCGCGTGGTTCCCTAAGGACTTGACTCCGGGACGCCCCCGGCGCTTGTTGCCCAGAGCCCCATGCCCCTGCTCGCACTGCTCACCGATGCCCTGTTTTTCGGCCTGGTTCTGCTGGGTGGTGGAGCGTTGTTTGCCTGGCAGTACGCCCGCCACGGCTCGGCGGCGGGCGAGAGTCCGGGCTGGATCCGGTGGGTGGTGAGCGCCCTGCTGATCGCCCTCTTTGTGGTGGTGTATCGCAGGATCAATCCCTCTGGCAGTGCGCCCGCGGCGTTTCTGGTCCTGATTGCGGGCATGGTGGTGTCGGTGCTGCTGGCCATCCTCTGGCTGCCCACGGTGGTGGGCGGCCTGCTGTCGCCGCTCACGGGCTCCCTGACCGGGGGTGAAGAAAAGGTCGAGCAACGTCCGGCCTACTACCGGGCGATCGCCCATCGCAAGCGCGGTGACCCCGCCGCCGCGGTGGCGGCGGTGCGCGCCGAACTGGAGCGGTTTCCGGGGGACGTGGAGGGAATGCTGATGTTGGTGGACCTCCACGCGATCGAGTTACGGGATCCGCTGGCGGCCCGGGAGGTGCTTGACGAACTGCTGGCGGATCCCGGGACCTCGGCCACCGACCGCGCGCTGGCGCTGAGCCGCCTTGCAGATCTTCAATTGAAGGGCTTCAACGACCCCGACGCGGCGCGCGCCACGCTGGAGCTGATCGCCCTGGAATCGCCCGAGTCCCCAGCGGGGCACCTGGCCCGCCAGCGGATGGCGCACCTGCCCGGCGCCAGCACCCGACTGCCTTCCGGCGAACCCACACGCCTGGTGGTGGCCCATCATGAGGAACGGCTGGGGCTCACCGAAGACCTCGGGGCCGGACGCCTTCAGGAGGAGGACCCGACAGCAGTGGCCCAACAACTGGTGGCCCACCTGGCGATCCACCCGGATGACTGGGAGGCCCGGGAGCGGTTGGCGCGGCTGTACGCGGATGCACTCGGACACCTGCACCTGGCCACCGGCGAACTCGAGCAGTTGCTGGCCCTGACCGGAGTACCGCCGCGGCATGTGGTGCGGTGGTTCCATGAACTGGCCGACCTCCAGTTGAAGGCTCCCGAAGGGCTGGCCACGGCCCGGGCCACCTTGGAACGGCTTCGCGAACGGTTTCCCGAGACCGTCTGGGCGGCGCAGGCCGAGGCGCGGATGCGCCAGATGGGCCTCGATCAGCGCGCCCGTGAGGCGCCTCATACGCTGAAGCTGGGACAGTATGAGCAGCGGGTCGGATTGATGCGAGGCGACGCAGGGATCCCCGATCCCTCCCGGGTGGCCCCGTGGGAGTTCCGGGAGACGCCGGGTGGCCCGCCCCCAGCCTGAGCGCGCGAGAGCGGGATACGACCCCGCCCCTCGCGGCGCATCAGCGGGTCACGCGGACGCCCTGGCCGGCCCAGTCCCCGGCCAGTTTCTCGCTCGCGGGTGACAGGGGGTTGCCGGCGATGAAGAGCTGCAGGTAGGGGGCGAAGTTGCGTGTGACCGCGAGGTCGTTGGTGATCCACCCGTTGAGCGGTGCGAGGTCCTCAATCCGGTTCTTTTCCAGGAAAATGAAGGTCGGCGCGCGCAAACCGGTGAGCGGTGCGACGTCCGCGATCTGGTTGCCGGAGAGCGAGACGCTGCCCAGGCGGCGAAGATGTTCCAGGCCGGCGATGGAATCCACCTGGTTGCGTTCGGCATAGAGTGTGACCAGCCGCGGCAGTTGGGTCAGGGGAGCCAGCGAGGTGATGCGGTTGTCGCCCAGGTACACCGAAGCCAGATTGGTCAGCGCGGCCAGGGGTGCGATGTCACTGACCCGGTTGTGCGACAGCTCGATGTATTGAAGTGCCGGGATGGTGCCGAGCGCGGTCACATCCGAAACCTGGTTGCTGCTGAGGATGAGCAGTTGCAGCTGGCGAAGTCCCCGCAACGGCGCCAGATCGCTGATCTCGTTGCCCGCCAGTTCCAGGGAGGCAATCGCCTTGCAATGTTCGAGGCCGGACAGGTTGGTGATGCCGCGGAAGTTGCCGACGACCACCGACACCTGGGCGACGTCGGAGGGGGTGAGCGGCTCGGCGGACTGGCGCTTGGCGAAAACCTGCTGGCGCACCGCCGCCTCCAGCCGGGGATCCACAAAGGCGGGCGGTTCGTTGGTGACCGTGGTGGTGTCGGCCGCCGCCTCGGCGGCCGACGCAGCAGACGCCAGGACGGGGGTCAGCAACAGCAGCAAGAGCAATCGGGAAACCATAAGGTGCGCGTATTTGGTGGACGCCATCAGTGGCGTCAAGACGGTTCGCGCCCGCCGGGTATTCGGAGGGGCGCGTGTTGGAGGAGTCAGCCGGACGCCGCGGCGGAACGGGCCCAGCGGTCCGCCTCCAGGATTTGGGGCAATGCAGGGTTGTCCACCACCGTGTGGGTCCTCATCACCCGGGCCACGGTGTCCCAGATGCCGGGGAAGGACAGTTCCCGGCGGCAGAAGCGCTCGACGGCCACTTCGTTGGCGGCGTTCAAGACGGCCGGCAGGGTGCCTCCCACCTCGCCCGCGCGCCGGGCGAGGCCGAGGGCGGGGAACCGGTCGTGATCGGGGTCCTCGAAAGTCAGCGACCCGAGCCGCGCCAGGTCGGTCTGGACCCGGGCGTTGGGGCGCCGCTCCGGATGACACAGGGCGATCTGGATCGGCAGGCACATGTCGGGTGAGGACAACTGGGCGAGGATCGAGCCGTCCACGAACTCGACCATCGAATGGACCACGCTTTGGGGGTGAACAACGACATCCACCCGGCCCATTTCGATGTCGAACAGCCAGCGGGCCTCGATCATCTCGAGTCCCTTGTTGAACAGGGTCGCGCTATCAATCGTGATCTTGCGGCCCATGACCCACGACGGGTGCTTGAGCGCCTGTTCGACCGTGATCCCGGGAAACGCGTCGCCCGGCGTGGTGCGGAACGGTCCTCCGGAGGCGGTGAGGATGAGGCGCCTGACGGAGCTGCCGGGGCGGTCCTCGAGGCATTGGAAGATGGCGGAGTGCTCGCTGTCCACGGCCAGCACCCGCACGCCGTGACGCCGCGCCTCGGCCATGACGATTTCCCCGGCCATGACGAGGATTTCCTTGGAGGCCACCGCGATGTCCTTGCCGGCCCGGATGGCCGCCAGCGCCGGGGCGAGGCCGGCGGTGCCGACGATGGCCACCAGGACGACGTCGGCTTCGGGAAGGGTGGCGAGGCGGATCAATCCCTCGGGGCCGGAAACCACTTCCGCATCCGGGAGCCGTGCCGCCAGTTCCGCGGCGGCCGCCGGGTCCTCGAGCGACACGACGCCCGGACGATGCCGGAGCGCCTGCTCGGCGAGCCGGGTGGCATTCCGACCGGCGGCGAGGCCGACGAGGCGGAGGTGCTCCGGGAGATCCTCGACCACCTTGAGCGTGCTGGTGCCGATGGAGCCGGTGCTGCCGAGCAGGACGACGTTCTTCATGCAGATGGGGCGGTGGCGAAGGCCGAACCTTGATCGTGGGCGGAGCCGGCGGGCCCGGTCAATGCGTCAGGACATGTCGCAGGTACAGGTACAGCAGCGGCGCGTTGAACAGGGGACTGTCAATGAGGTCGAGGATGCCCCCGATGCCTGGCAGGAGCCGGCCGGAATCCTTGGCGCCCGCCTCCCGCTTGAAGGCCGACTCGATCAGGTCGCCAACGACGGCGCCCAGGCTGAGGATCAGGCCGATGGCGATGGCATGGACCAGGTTCATCTCCTTGAGCCGTTCGCCCGCCCACAGGGCCATCACCACGCTCGCGCCCGTGGAGACCACGATGGCGCCGGCGAACCCCTCCCAGGTTTTCCCGGGGCTGATCCGCGGGATCATCTTGTGGCGTCCGATCATCGAACCCACGACATAGGCGCCAACGTCGCTGAACTTGGTGACGACCAGCAGGTAGAGCACGTAGAAGCGGCCGTCCACGCCCTCAAGGTAATTGATCTTCTGGATGAAATTCAGGAGCCAGGGCACGTACATCAGCCCCATGAGGGTGGTGGCGATGGCCACGAATCCGTTGGTGTTGCGACGGTCGAACAGCTGGCGCAGGCAGAGGCCGAGGACAAACAGGACGAGCACGCCGGTCTCGAAGTCATTGGGCTTGCCGGGCCCCAGACGGAAGCCGGCGGCGCGTGTGACGTAGTAGTGGGTGCTCACCATCAGGGCGATCCCGGCCGTCAGGCCCCAAGCCCGGAAGCACGTCAGGCCGCGCCGCTCCACCAGGCCGTAAAACTCCCAGAGCCCCGCGGCAGCCAGGCCGGCGATCAGCAGCAGGAACACCGGATTCGCAATGGCGGGGTTCGTGGAAAAGACGGCGGTCAGGACGATGGTCCAGAGCACCACGGTGCTGGCCAGGCGTCGGAGAAAGATGCGGCCCCGGCTGGGCGGGGCGTCGAATCCTGCCGGAGTCGCTTCAGACATGCGCCCGTGGTGCTATCAGCGTCCGGCCCGCGAAGGAAGCCCGGGTGAGGGAAGGTTGCCCCGGCCCCCGTCCGGTTTAGCTTGCGCAAATTCCGCCCTCCGTGGGCGCAAACCATCCGATCGCAATGAGCACACGATCCGCCACGTCCCAGGAATTCCAGATCCAACATCCACATGCCCGTCCGGCGGGCGACGTGTTGAAGGAGCTCTCCAGCCACGCGGAGGGACTGTCGCGCGAGGAGGCCGCGACGCGGCTGCGGACGGTCGGCCCGAACCGCCTTCCTGAGCCGCCCCGGGAGGGCCTGCTCCGGCGCTTCTTCAAGCACTTCCACGACCTGCTGATCTACATCCTCATCGGCGCGGCCGGAGTGACGGCCGCGCTCGGGCATTGGGTGGACACGGGCGTCATCCTCGGCGTGGTGCTGGTCAACGCCATCATTGGATTCCTCCAGGAGGGCAAGGCGGAGCAGGCCCTGGAGGGCATCCGCAAGATGCTCTCGCTGCATGCCCACGTGCATCGCGACGGCGAATGGATCGAGATCGAAGCCGATGACCTGGTGCCCGGAGACGTCGTGCGCCTGCGGTCGGGCGACCGGGTGCCCGCGGACGTGCGGTTGATCGAGGCCGTGAATCTGCGCATCGAGGAATCCGCGCTGACCGGCGAGTCCGTGCCCTCGGAAAAGACACCCGATGCGGTGGCTCCGGAGGCGGGCGTCGGGGACCGGCATGGCATGGCGTATTCGGGAACGATGGTCGCCGCCGGACGTGGCCTCGGCGTCGTGACCGCCACCGGCCCGGCCACCGAGTTGGGCCGGATCAACAGGATGATCGCCGAAGTCGAGACGCTGGCCACGCCGCTCACCCGGCAGATGAACCGCTTCGGCAAAATCCTGTCGGTGCTCATTGTCGGCATGGCCGGAGTGATGTTTCTCACCGGGTGGCTGCTCCATGACTTCACCCTGAACGAGCTGTTCCTGGCGGCCATCGGGTTTGCCGTCGCCGCAATTCCCGAGGGCCTGCCCGCAATTCTCACCATCACCCTCGCCCTCGGGGTCCAGCGCATGGCCCGGCGCAATGCAATCACCCGCAAGCTCAACGCGGTGGAAACCCTCGGGTCGGTGACCGTCATCTGCTCCGACAAGACCGGCACCCTGACGCGCAATGAGATGACCGCGCGGCATGTGGTCACGCCGGCCGGACGCTACGACGTCACCGGCACCGGATACCGTCCGGAAGGCGCCCTCCAACTGGACGGGAAGGCGGTGACCCTGGATGGCCATGACGATCTGCGCGCGCTGGTGGAGGCGGTGGCGGTCTGCAACGACTCCGAGATCGGCGAGGACGATGGTCAGTGGCGCGTTACGGGTGAGCCGACGGAGGGCGCGCTGCGAACCCTGGCGCGGAAGGCGGGCTTCGATGACGGGGACCACGAGCGGCTGGCGGTGATCCCATTCGAGTCGGAGAACAAATACATGGCCACGCTGCATCGCGTCCCGGGAGGCGACGTGCGACTGCTGGTGAAAGGGGCGCCGGACCGCCTGCTCGACCGCTGCGCCGGCCAGGGCGGTGGGGAGGACGGCGACCAGGCGCTGGACCGCAACCACTGGGAGCGCGAGATCGAGGCCCTGAGCAACGAGGGCTTGCGCGTGCTGGCCGCCGCCGGCCGGCCGTGGGATCCGGCCCGAACGGAGCTGAAGCCGGAGGACCTGGACAGGGGATTGGTCTTCCTCGGGTTGGTCGGGATCATTGACCCGCCCCGTCCCGAGGCCATCGAAGCGATACGGACCTGCCACCAGGCCGGCATCCGGGTGAAGATGATCACCGGCGACCATGCGGGCACGGCGGTTGCCATCGGACGTGAAATGGGACTGGGCGACCGTCTGAGCGCCGTGACCGGGGACCAGTTGGAGTCGGCTTCGGAGGAGACCCTGCGTCAGCTGGTCCGGGACCACGACATCTTCGCCCGCACGAGCCCGGAACACAAACTGCGGCTCGTCCAGGCGCTCCAGGCCAACGGCGATGTCGTGGCGATGACCGGGGATGGCGTGAACGACGCGCCGGCGCTGAAGCGGGCGGATGTCGGGGTCGCCATGGGCATCAAGGGCACGGAGGCCACCAAGGAGGCGGCCGAGATCGTCCTGGCGGACGACAACTTCAGCTCCATCGCCCGGGCGGTGGAGGAGGGGCGCACGATTTATGACAACCTGCGCAAGGCGATCCTGTTCATCCTGCCGACCAATGGCGCCGAGGCGCTGGTGATCCTGACGGCGGTCGTGTTCGGATTCGTGCTGCCGCTGACCCCGGTGCAGATCCTGTGGGTCAACATGGTCACGGCCGTGACCCTGGCCCTGGCGCTCGCGTTCGACCCCCCCGAGCCCGGGGTCATGCGCCGGCCGCCGCGGGATCCCAACGCCGCCATTCTGGGGGCGGTCTTCCTCTGGCGCATCGCCTTCGTCTCGGTGTTGATCGGCGGTGCCACGATCGCGGTGTTTCTCGTCGAGAAACAGTTGGGGGAGCCGCTGGAGCTGGCGCGAACGCTGGCGGTGAACACGCTGGTTTGCGGTCAGGCGTTCTACCTGTTCAACAGCCGGCAGCTTCGGGATTCCAGCCTGACGCCGTCGCTGCTGTTCACCAACCGCGTTGCCTGGATGGCCGTCGGGGTGCTCGCCGTGCTCCAGGCCGTCTTCGTGTATGCCCCGTTCATGCAGCGGTGGTTTGGGTCCGCATCGTTGGGACTGCGGCAGTGGCTGGTGCCGCTGGGCATCGGGTTCGCGGTCTTCCTTCTCGTCGAGGCGGAGAAGGCGGTCCTGCGCCGGTTCGACAAGGGACGCCGCCCGGATCGTCGGACGCCTTTGGCGGAATGAGGTGCTGGCGAACCGCCTGCACAACCGGGAGTTCCGGCGATCCTGCCTCCAGGCTGGCTCGCGGTCTTGCGAACGCCCCGCCCGACGCGCCCCGCCGGGAGGGATGTCGGTCGCGTTCTGAAGTCCGTCGGCTTTGCAGCGCGGGGATTGCGGGTTGCCGGGTGGGACGACACTGGGGTTTACTGCGCGGGTTCCCGTGTCGCCATGCAGGCCCGTGCCCAGTCCGCGTCGTTGCTCCGGCCCCGCCGGGGTGCCTTCACGCTGGTTGAGCTGCTGGTGGTCATCGCGATCATCGCCATCCTGGCCTCCCTGCTCCTCCCCTCGCTGGCCCGCGCCCGGAGCCGGGCGGACCAGACCCGGTGCCGCAGCAACCTCAAGCAGATCGGTCTGGCGATCGTCCTCTACGCCGCCGATCACCAGGACCACATGCCCTACGCCTGGTGGTACAACGCCGGCAACGATTCGGCTGACGTCAACAACTTCCATTTCCTGCTCCAGCGCTATTTCGAGTCCAGGTCCTTCGCCGCCGGCACACGCGACACCAACAGCGGATTCGGCCGCACCATCTACCCCTGTCCGCAACGCCTGAAGGAAAACCACTACCGGAACTACCGGCAGTACCGCCCCGGCGTGCCCGGAAATCCGTGGAAGATCAGCTACGCGCTGTCCCAGTTTACGCTCGTGAGTTTTCCACCGTCCGTCGCCAGTCCGCGGACCTGGAAGCTTGGCGATGTGCCACAGCCCGCGGGCACCCTGTCAGGCGCCGACGTCTCCCATGAGCTGAATCACCCGGCGATCACCCACCTGGGGCGCACCCCCGAGGGACTGCACGACGTCGGGTGGCGGCACGGGGCGTCCCATCCGGAAGGCGCCGCCAACGTCCTGTATTTCGACGGCCATGTGGACTCCCGCAACCGGCGTCAAACCAACGGAATCATCATGAATTTCAGACAAAACCTGCCATGAACACACTGCTCACCCGTGCCCTGGCGGCCGCCCTGCCCGCCGTCGTCGCCACCCTGCAAACCCTCGGCGCGGCCTTCGTCCGCAACCCGAGCTTCGAGAGCAACTTCAACGAGACCTGGCCACACTACAGCGCGGTGGACGAATGGTCCGGCGCCAGCGGCGTCAACGACATCAATTACGGCAACGGCGGCCCGTTCCATAACCCGGGCACCCCGATGCCGGACCGGGAGCGCGTGGGCTTCAAACAGGGCGGCGGGGACGTAACCCAGGAGATTTACGGCCTCACCCCGGGCGCCGGGTACTGGCTCCAGTTGTTCTATGATGCACGGGCCGGCGGGGGTGCCTCCGAGGATCTCGTGGTGTATTTCGACGATGTCGAAATCGGAAGGGCGCCCAACATCCGCCCCTCGACCGGGGAGTATTACTTCCTCAACGCCCCGTTCGTTCCCGGGGCCGACTTTGGCATCATCCGGCTCCACCACATCGTCGCCGGCGACCGTACGGTCCTCCTCGATGGCATCCATGTGGTGGCCCGCGACAGCGGCAATGTGGTCCTCCGCAACCCGAGCTTCGAGGCCAGCGGCACCCTGCCCGCCGTCGGAGTCATCCCAAATCTCGCCGGCTGGAGCCAGACCGGCATCGTCGGCGTGGACGACGGCACCGGAGGCTATGCCGACAACGGAACTCCTCCGGACCAGGACCTCGTGGCGTTCATTGTTGGCGCCGGATCCATCAGCCAGCCGCTGGTGGGCCTCATCGCCGGCACCGAGTATGAGGTCCGCTTGTTCGTCAATGCCGGGAGCGGCTCAGCACCCCACCTGAGCGTGACGGTCGGGGACGTCGCCGTTGCCCATGTGCCGGTGTCCCCCGGTGCCTACCAGGAAGTGTCATACACCTTTACTGCGGAGGGAACGGACGCGGTCCTGACCGTGGCCCAGACCCGTGACGGGGCGGATGTCCTCCTGCTGGACGACATCCGTCTGCTGGGGTCTGTGCGTCCGCCCCTGGCCCCGATGGAGTTTGCACCGCTCGTCAGTGAAGTGGGCCCGGGGCAGTCCGTCGCCCATGCGATGACCATTCCCGCCGCCGCCCTCGACGACGGACCGGTTAGCGTCCGGCTCGCGAGTTCCAATCCGGGCATTGCGCGCCTGGCGGAGGCAGCCGGCGATGGCACGCTGACGCTCACCTTCACCCCCGGCGGCCCCACCACGCTGCCGTTCAGCGTCGAAACCCTCCGCCGGGGCGGCGTGGTCGTGAACGTCCTGGAATCCGGCCGCATCCCGGTCCCGGCCACTCCGTCCGTGATTGTCGTGAACTCCCTGGTGAAAAACGCCTCCTTTGAAACCAGCGTGGCACCGGCGTTTCCGGGCTACGGACCGGTGGTCGGATGGCAGGGCACCGGAAACACCGGGCTCAACCGGGCGGGAGGGCCCAACGACCCGGCGGGACCGTTTGGCGACAACGGCCTGGTGCCGGATCGCGAACAGGTGGCGTTCATCCAGGGCAACGGGACCCTGGCGCAGCAGATTACCGGACTCGAATCCGGTCGGGCCCATTGGTTGCAGTTCCGGTACAACGCGCGCGACTGCTGCGGCGAACGCTCCCAAAGCCTTGCCGTGAGTTTCGCAGGAACGGTGCTGGCGGACTTCCCGGACCTCCGGCCCGCCGCGGAACTCGGCGAGGTGGATTATGCGTTCGCCCAGGTGGCGTTCACCCCCACTGCCACCGAGGGCCTGCTGGAGTTTGTTCATGAGGCTGCCGGTGACGCCTCCGTGGTGCTGGATGCCGTAAGCATCGTCCCGCGCGCCGCGGATGAGGTCGTGATCCAGAATCCCAGCTTCGAAGCCAGCGGCTCCCCGCCCGGAGTGGGGTACCTGCAACCCTTCCAGGTCGCCGGATGGACTGGTGGCGCCGGCGGCCGGGGCATCAATGTGAACCAGGAGGGACCGTTCACCGACAATGGATTCGTTCCCGACCAGGATCGCGCCGGATTCCTCCAGAGTGTGGGCGCCTCGCTCTCCCAGGTGGTCAGCGGCCTGGTGTCCGGCCAGCAGTACACGCTGGTGCTGGGCATCAATGCGCGGAACTGCTGCGGTGGGCGGCCGATCGCCCGCGTCTCGGTGGCGGAAGTGCCCCTGCTCGAGGAGGAGATCCTGCCGGTGGGTGGAGCCACACCCTATCGGGCCGTGTACCTGCCGTTCACGGCCCAGGGCGAGGATGTGGAGCTCCGCATCGAGATCGCCGCGTCGGAGCCCGAGGGTGCTGATGTCTCGCTGCTGTTTGACGACATTCATCTGGTGCCCGGGAACCGGGCGGCCCCGGTGATCACGCTGGAGCCGGAAAGCCAGGACGTGAGTGCGGGCACGACGGTGATCCTGCGGGTCGCAGCCACCGGCGCCGGCGTGCGGTATCAATGGCTGTTCAACGGCCAGCCGTTGACCGACGGCGGCAGGATCAGCGGCTCCCGTTCCGACACCCTGACGGTGGCCGGGGTCTCCCCGTCGGATGCCGGAACCTACCAGGCGCATGTGTCGGACGGTCTGGGACTCCTCGGGAGTGAACCGGCCGTTGTGACTGTTGAGGCCGGACCGGAACTTCCGGTCCTTCAAGCGATCCTGACGGCGAGCGGCGCGGTGCGGCTGAGCTGGCCGGCCGGTGCGGTCGGGTTCACGCTCAACGCCTCCGGAACGTTGGTGGGCACCTACGCACCGGTCGAGGACCCGGTGGTGGTCGAAGGCGATGAGAATGTCGTCCTCGTGGCTGCGAGCGATGAAGCGGGGTATTTCGTGCTGCGGCCTTAATTCTGGCGAGGTGTCCGCCGGTGAAGTTCATGAGTCCTGCCCGCGGGAATTCCGCGGATGAACGGCTCGGGGGACCTTCATCCTGGCGAAGTTGGCCCTTGGGGGGGGAACCGGTGGGGCAAGGCTCCTGCCGCGCCGTACGCGCAACCACACTCCGGGCCTGTGGGGACTCCACACGCAACCAACGGGTGCAGACCCCCAACCAAGAACAACACGCCAAATTGCCGTCCGGTGCAACCCGGCGGCCTTTCATTTTCTGGATCGCATCCTAGGGTCGCACGCATGGACAAGGAGGCGGTGGCGTCAGTGCTTGCGGAGATTGGAACCCTGCTTGAATTGAAGGGCGAAAACCCGTTCAAGACCCGCGCCTACCAGAATGCAGCGCGAACGTTGGAGGGGCTTTCCGAACCCTTGGAAACGATTGTCGCCGAGGACCGGCTGAAGACGATTCCGGGCATTGGCGAGGCGCTGTGCGAGAAGATCACCACCCTCGTCACCACCGGGCGCCTGCCCTACTACGAGGACCTAAAGGCGTCACTCCCGCCCGGGCTTGTGGACCTGCTCGGGCTGCAGGGAGTCGGGCCGAAGAAGGTCAAGAAGCTCCACGACACGCTGGGTGTGGATTCCATCGAGTCGCTGGAAGCGGCCTGTCGCGCAGGCCGGGTGGCCGCCCTCGACGGCTTTGGGGAGAAGTCGCAGACGAAGATCCTGGAAGCCATCGCCTTCAAGCGGCAGTTCGCCTCGCGGCACCGCCTCGTGGACGCCCTCGCCGCCGCCGAGCCCATCCTGGAGGCCCTGCGGGGACATCCGAACGTCACCCGCTGCTCCGTCGCCGGCAGCCTCCGTCGCTGGAAGGAGGTCATCGGAGATGTGGACTTCGTGGTTTCCTCGCGCGACCCCGCACCCGTCATCGCCCATTTTGTCGAACAGGCAGGCATCCAGACCGTGCTCGCCCGGGGAGACACCAAGGCCAGCGTGCTGCTGGAGTCCGGAATTCAGGCCGATCTGCGCGTGGTGGCCGACCGGGAGTATCCGTTTGCCCTCGCCTACTTCACCGGGTCGAAGGAACACAACATCGCGATGCGTCAGCGTGCGATCGCGCACGGCCTCCGGCTCAACGAGTATGGCCTCTTCCGCAGCCAGGAGGAGACCCGCGATCCGTCGCTGTGTCTGCCCTGCGAGGATGAGGAGGGGATCTACCGGACGCTCGAGCTCGCGTACGTGCCTCCCGAACTGCGCGAGGACCACGGCGAACTGGTCGCCGCGGAGAAGGACGCACTGCCCCGGCTCGTCGAATGGAC
Protein-coding sequences here:
- the polX gene encoding DNA polymerase/3'-5' exonuclease PolX encodes the protein MDKEAVASVLAEIGTLLELKGENPFKTRAYQNAARTLEGLSEPLETIVAEDRLKTIPGIGEALCEKITTLVTTGRLPYYEDLKASLPPGLVDLLGLQGVGPKKVKKLHDTLGVDSIESLEAACRAGRVAALDGFGEKSQTKILEAIAFKRQFASRHRLVDALAAAEPILEALRGHPNVTRCSVAGSLRRWKEVIGDVDFVVSSRDPAPVIAHFVEQAGIQTVLARGDTKASVLLESGIQADLRVVADREYPFALAYFTGSKEHNIAMRQRAIAHGLRLNEYGLFRSQEETRDPSLCLPCEDEEGIYRTLELAYVPPELREDHGELVAAEKDALPRLVEWTDLKGSLHNHSNWSDGRNTLDDIASHMRELGLAYWAITDHSRASFQANGLDPARLRQQIRAVDVVNRRMEDEGAAFRLLTGIEVDILKDGLDFPDSVLEGLDVVVASLHVPGSTEAENTRRLVAAASNRWVHMIGHPSGRLLLERDAYKVNLDAVIEACAAHGTWIELNASPYRFDLDWRLWQRATARGVKCVINCDAHRLEHAGFLRLGAGIARKGWLTKDDVINTRPLAALRRALASKRAGKEAGGG